DNA from Thermoplasma acidophilum DSM 1728:
ATAAAGGGGGATTAATTGGTGTTCTCTGATATAAGGTACCACGGTAAGGCCCTGAGGGTCCCAGTCGCAGTGTCTAGCATTGTCCTCCTTATACTGGTATCAATCGTATCTCTGGGCATAGGCAGCATATCAATATCCATCAGGCGAACAGGCGAGATAATATGGGATCAGATTCCGTTTCTATCATCAATACACCATTTTGCGGTTCCGGAAAGTGATTATCTTATCATAACGGAATTGAGAGAGCCGCAGATCGTTGGAGCGATAATAGTGGGTTCCACCCTTGCAGTTGGTGGATCCGTCGTGCAGAGCATATTCAGGAATCCGATAACCGAACCATACATAATAGGCATATCCAGTGGCGCAGCGCTGGGTGCTGTGCTGAGCATAGCTCTTTCGCTTTCATTTCTTGGATATTACACTCTTGAGATCAACGCATTCCTCTTCAGCACAATTACGGTTGCGATCGTTTACCTCATATCCTACAGGCATGGAAGGGCCCCACCAACATTTCTTCTCCTGATAGGCATATCGCTCTCATTTTTCTCATCATCCATAGTTTCCTTCATAATATTCTCAGACGTTAACCTTGCAGGCAGCGAGTATTTCTGGCTTCTCGGTTCTATAGAAACCATAAGCTGGTCGGAGATCATTGCGCTCATACCAATAGTCCTGTTCTCCTCTATCGGCATATACCTGCTCAGAAACGAACTTGACGCACTCCAGATGGGTGATGAGCATGCACACTCAATCGGTGTCAACGTTGAGAGAACCAGGGCAATACTTATAGCCCTGGTTACG
Protein-coding regions in this window:
- a CDS encoding FecCD family ABC transporter permease, which produces MFSDIRYHGKALRVPVAVSSIVLLILVSIVSLGIGSISISIRRTGEIIWDQIPFLSSIHHFAVPESDYLIITELREPQIVGAIIVGSTLAVGGSVVQSIFRNPITEPYIIGISSGAALGAVLSIALSLSFLGYYTLEINAFLFSTITVAIVYLISYRHGRAPPTFLLLIGISLSFFSSSIVSFIIFSDVNLAGSEYFWLLGSIETISWSEIIALIPIVLFSSIGIYLLRNELDALQMGDEHAHSIGVNVERTRAILIALVTLSTSAVVSVSGLIGFVGLIMPHVSRLVYGGSNRYVIPTSAVFGSIFLMAANDISKVIIHGEVIPIGIVTGIIGVPVFIYLLGKMAKGSYVQ